The following nucleotide sequence is from Scheffersomyces stipitis CBS 6054 chromosome 4, complete sequence.
gcttTGACTGGATCCTCGTGAGCACACAAGCCAAACGCTTCTACAATGGTGTCGTACTTGATAGCCTTGGAGTCATCACCCGCCAATTTTACCAAATCTTCAGCCTTTCCCACAGCAAATGCagccttcttgaagttgggaTAAGCTTCCTTGAACTTCTTACGAGCAATTTCTACCATGTTTCTGGCGGAGTCAATAAAGGTGATTGAAGATATCCTGTCAGTATACAAATAAGGTATGTTTCTTCCAGTTCCACAAgctacttcaagaacatctCCCTTCAACTGCTTCATCaaccatcttcttctttttccCAAGAACATACCTCTTTCTTCCCACTTGATTTCGTCATCGTAAGCCTGTGCCTTTGCTTCGTAGAAATCGGTGGTGTCCTCAGCAGGAACAATGTGAGGATTCTCTGCGTTGGTGAACTTGTTTGCCAGAGACTTTTCGTCTATAGGCTCATCCAAAACAGGAGCCTTCTTGATGGAAATTCGGGGCTGTTTGCTATACCATTCGTCCAATTCCTCTGGACTAGGCTCAAACATAATATCCTTATCCATAATATGCTTTCTTCtaaattcttttctcatCATCTGGTAAATCCGAtactttttctcttctttgggCCGTAACTTGTCCAGACCTATGctcttcaacatcaaatACTCGTACTCCGATAAGCTCTTGGGGTCAGCCTGATACTTCTTTCTTACGTGCAGAATTTGCTTGTCTTCGTAGTATCTGTCTCTCATGTAGTAGTAGAAGGCAATACACATGGCTCCGAATCCGGCCACATAGTATACCGTCAtgctcttcttgaacttttcactcTTGAAATAGTGGCCCCATTGCTGCCACTTGGGCAATTTCTCGATTCGTCTTTGTTCCTCGATCTCCTTGCTAGAAAGTGGAAATGGAGTCTTCGAAGAGTAGCGCAAAGTCTGGAAAACCAAAACCCGTGATGCCAACGGAAGTCGGCCCAGTGAACTACGGCCAATGAGACCAATACCCCGGGCTGTTAACATTGTCTATTTGGAGAACCTGAACAAGTGgaatctggagaagtgaaaaattagcAGCCTGGAAATTTTCGGTATAGTTAAAGAATGTATAGTGCgattttcagatttttcagtcgcactcagatttttcagccatAATTAAGAGCCAAATGTGGAGAAATGGATAAATATGTATTTCTTATTTTTAGAAGTATATATGATAAATGGCATTGACAATTGACTGACGTCAACTTCATAACTTCATtacttcattttcttgttggcaTCGGCGGAACTGGCATTGCTGAGCTGTCTTGGTTAGCCATAGTTAACAGCTTGAGATTGCCAGTGTCGCATTGGCCGGGTAACCCTCTCCAGGAATCATAATGATGGCAAATAAATCCAAGCTCGTATTTACTCTTTCTCTATTCTGTTTCCATTGATTGTATATCTATCTTTTTCTAGGTCCATTCTACATTTGCCGTTCCCTTTCCATTCTTTTCCATTCTCCACCACTTCGTTCTTATTTATCACAATGTCGCAACCCTCGGCTCTTCTTGCCGAAGCCAGAGAGTACGCCACGGCCAAAAACTACGAAGCTGCTGAACAGAAATACAAAGAGCTTATCTCGAGCGACAGCGAGACAGAGTCACTCACCAAAAAATTACAAGAGCAAGAAGCTGCCATCATCGAATTGGGTAAGGTTTACGAGACCAACCACGACGCCACGAAGTTGACGGAATTGATCGCCGAATCAAGAAATGTGTTGGGCAAATTTGCCAAATCGAAAGTGGCCAAAATTGTCAAGTCATTgattgaagattttgatACGATTCCTGACTCCTTGGACTTGCAGATTTCTGCCAGCAGAGAATGTATCGATTGGGCAGTAGAGAGCAAGCTTTCCTTTTTAAGACAATCGTTgcagttgaagttggcGGAGTTGCTCTACAAGAAAACTTTGTATCAGGAAGCTATCAAATATATCAATGACTTGTTGAGAGAGTGCAAGAAGTTGGACGATAAGTCGCTGATGGTAGAAGTTCAGTTGTTGGAATCCAAGATTTACCATGCATTGCGCAACATTCCCAAGTCGCGTGCAGCTTTGACTGGCGCTAGGACGTCGGCAAACTCAATCTATTGTCCAACATTGTTGCAGGCTGAATTGGACTGCCAGAGCGGTATTTTGAATGCCGAGGACAAGGACTACAAGACTGCGTTCTCGTACTTTTACGAGTCGTTTGAAGGGTTCAATTCGCAAGACGACGAGCGTTCTATCGTAGTTTTGAAGTACATGTTGCTAACCAAGATcatgttgaacttgattgatgatgtcaacaaaatcttgaacaacaagaatgtcatcaagtaccagtccaaaGATATTGATGCAGTGAAGTCAATTGCGACTGCGTACTCCAACAGATCTTTGAAGGAGTTCGAGAGCTCCTTGTTGACATACTCGTCAGAATTGAAGTCTGATCCTATCATCAAAAACCACTTCAACGCCTTGTATGACAACTTGCTCGAACaaaacttgttgaagatcatAGAATCTTATAGTTGTGTAGAATTGTCGCATATTTCCAAGACTATTGGCTTGAATTTGCAACAGGTAGAAGGCAAATTGTCTCAGATGATCTTGGACAAAGTATTCTATGGGGTTTTGGACCAAGGAAATGGCTGGTTGATCTTGTATGATGAACCTAGAAGAGACGCTGCATACGATGCTTCGTTGGATCttatcaagaacttgtccAATGTAGTTGAATTACTTTATGAGAAGGCATCATCATTGAATTAGATAAATGCGAATGAAATGGCAATAGTACAAAGAATTGTAAGAGGTGATTTAAGAATAAAAAGTGGATTACCTCCACAGTCTATATTTATAGTACATATGTATAGTGAAATATTCATCTAATAGAACAATCAGATTTGTCTTCTCTAGTAGAATATCCCAGAGATTCCTTTCTCTACAGCAACGATCGAGACCTCTCCGGCCTTCACCAAAAACTCATCGAGTCTTCCacatttcaagaaacagctCAAGAAGTcgttttgttcttcattggCAACATCATTAATCAACGAGAAGGCGCTTCTCATGTATTTCCAGTCCTTTTCTCTTGCATTTTGgaagatcttcaacaactcgaTAATCAAGTACGGAACATAAATGCTTCTGAACTCAGAGTAGATTGCCAAGTCGCTATCTTTCTCGGATGACGTATTCTTGAACCActtgaaaatcaaattcaataaAGTCTTGCTTGTTTTATCTATCGAGCTATCTACACCAGTAGAAAGCCACTTACCCTGACTATTGATTTGAGTGCTTacaaacttcttccactCGTCTATCAAGATCAAACCTTCTATGAGAGATGCGTACGCTAACAATTCctctttgtcttcttctgtgaCGATCTCTGGCtcattttgaaaaattaaacTCTTTGTTTGAAGCTGAGTATCGTATTCGACTAataacaacttgaagttctttccCTTACTAAATGCTTTTAAAGGAGCTAGTTTTCcgcaaagaagaaatcttctgATGATGGCAATAGTTGCGACAATCGCATCCTCATACATTTTATTCTCATAGAACCACTCAACGGAGTGGTACAACTTGGAATCAATATCATCTACAGAGTTGATATCATCCTGAACTTCAATTACTGCCTGTGGTTTATAGTGCGATTCAGTATCTTTCATCACCCTTTCAACAGTTCTACGCAAAACATTCATCATCTTGTCTTCCTGGGTATTTGCAGCGAGCTCCATAGCCTCGTCTACTTCTGAGATCgaatttgcaattctgCGCGAGATTTCTATCTGTTTGCTACGATCAGATGAGTCTGTCAACGAGGACAAGAAAAGTGCATACGCTTCACGAGAGTCCTTTTCGTTAGGTACAAACGATAGATAGATAGGAATAAGTTCAGGCAACTTGTACTCTGCCAATTTGGACGTGTACGAGGTAATTATAGTCGTGATATCctcgttgttgatgttgtctgTACCTACTACTAGAAGCTGGAATATAGCCAAATGAGTTAGCACTCTGGAAATGTATGGTTTCTTGAGAGCTTCTGGCTCTCCAGTCAGTGAACTGGTCAAATTATGCAATAAAGAAGGGACATTATCTAACATCACGCTTCCCATGATGACTCTGAGCGGGTTTTCACTCTGCTGAGTCAACAAATTACCTGAGTGCAGTATGGTATTCAAGATTTCAGCAATCGTGTTTAGCTGAGGCTTGGGAATGTTGACAGGCAAAATCTCCTGTTCAGAAGACAACTGCGATACAATAAAATTGTCAATGTTGTAGGAGTAGAGCTGACTCAAATACAAAAGTAAAGTCTGTTCCCAGTCATCAGAAGCCACCAGTAAGTTGCCTGAAATGTCACCGCCGCACAAGTAATTAtagatcaacttctcgtacttgttcaagttcgCCTGTTGCGAGAGTTTGTACACTGTTTTCTTCCATAAAAGCTTGTGCTTGATACCGGAAGGTTTTGTCTGTTCTGCTACAATAGAATCAAAGTCCAGATCCTGCTTGTCTAGAACAGGATCAAAGTACTCCTGGGTAGCGCCGACAAGAATCAAAGCCAAAGCATAATTACCCGTATTGTTGGCAATATCAATTGCATCCTGGACCCTATCCTGAAGAAGCAACTTGTAGATCTGAGCAAATACTTTAGAGTCGTTGGATTCATCTGCTGGATGAATGGATCTATTACTACGCAAAGGTGCATCTATATCGAGCTTATCAATCAAATCAGCATCAGTAGCTCGACTAGCTAAGACATCGAAGTCGGAATTTGCAACGGCCATGGCAGTATTCTTCCATTTCGTCTGGTAAGATTCGGTTTCGTCTCCTACAAGAGATGGAGTATGCGACTGGAGCCAGAGGATGATGATGGAAAGCTCTCTGATCGCTGGATTTTTCCGCAAAAAGTTCTCCTGCTTGATTCCCATAGACGAAAAGTCGTATTCACGAAGCAATTCGGTTTTGGCTTTATTGCTGAATAGAGCTCGGAAACGGAACAACCGATCAACAAGTTCCCAGAGTTTGAACTCCAAGTCCCAGTTGTCAAACTCTTCAGCAAGTGCGGTATTGCTTTCGTCAAGTGAAAGTTTGTCACGAGTAGAAAGTGCCCTGTCAGCGCAAATCTGCTTGAAATCCTGAATGATATCAAATGGATCCCTCTGTTTGTTCACTTGTAGTGAATGGAGCACATTGGCAAACTGCGTCTCTATGTTGGAGTCGGCCTGGGCTGCGGCATCTGGTGACGTGCCAACGGCATGAAAGGGCAATAACTCCGTAGTCGTCATGTGCACTGTTTTGCAAGTGTAAGAGCCCAATTTTCTCGCTGGCAAAGGAGATAGCTTAGGTaactcttgaagaatagtTCTGTTTATCGAAATTaagtagtgaaaaatatcACGACATCGTGACTGCGACATTTTAGCGAAGACCACTACCAGTGCTCATAGCGCTATAAAGAACACCATGATGGAAGTCTGGAATCGGTGATTCTATAATGTGCTGATTCTAGAACTATTCTAAGGTCGTTGCTTGATTTCGTACTAGCTATTCCTATACTCTCATTAAATATGCTTACTTTATACCATTAGTACTTCTTGTGCGACATCGCAGTCCAAGATCCTCCTCTCAGTACTTCTAaccattttgaaatttgcacccattcctagcagaaaaagaaaaaaagtaGGATAAACATGGAATAAACTTACTATACAACATACTATAAGTGATTCTCacttccaacaatatataTCATACAAAAGACAACAATTAACCATAAACACTTTCCATAAATTCAATTCCTTTCACCTTCCCCATACAAACTCGCATTGTATTGTTCCAGCTGCAGGAGACTCCGATAGAGACTATCCTTTCTCGAATATACCACTTCTCCTTCGGTGGCACTACCAACTCTTTCCCAGCAGACATTTCGGCTGTAGGAACTTGCCTGTTTACTGCCATAAGAGCTTCTACAACCACATACTATTGTATCCCAGCTAGCGATTGAAAAAACGGCGCTACCGAATGTCACACTCTGACACTTCTCCCTCTGGGGACAATAATCAATCAAATAATGGAACAGACATCGACACTAATGAAGCAAAGCAAGAGGAGACAAGCCCGCAATTACCACAGGAAGATGCAAAGATAGCAGACATTGGCTCCAGTATACCATTTGCGAGCGATGAAGACAACAATCCGTTCAATCACCAGGCTGAGCCCAGTTTGGATTTGGATGACGAAGAttcacttcttctataCAACTCTAACGATAAAAACAATGACAATAACGATAAAAAACTCGATAAAaataatagtaataataTCAGCAATGGCAATGGTAAAGAGAACAATGGTAATATCACTACTGGAAAAGATAACAACAATGGTAATGCTAATGATACTATGGGTGGTACTTTATCTAACTTGGGATCTCTCGCAGGGTTCAACACGGTTCACATAGATGTAGAGTCACGGGTTTCAAAACTACTCAGACCCACTCGTAGAGTTAAGGTTCAGATCACCGAGGCTGGGAACTCCAACGAAGGAAGTGCCAATTCGCTGAAGAAATACGTGGTCTATACCATCAAGTTGATAAACGTTGACGACGTAAGTGACGAGATTCTAACTCGTAGAAGGTATAGCGACTTCGAGTCGTTACGAGATGTTCTCACAAAGATCTTTCCATTGGTGATCATACCTCCAATTCCACCGAAGAACTATATCAACTTGACGATTCTCAACGGTTTGGTAGGTGGACAGTCTCAGAACGGGAACTCACCTCATTCTTCCgcttcttctggagacCATTCCACTACGGGCAAAGCTTACTCGTATATCAACTCAACTCACTTGAGTAAGAATAAACTCATAGAGCATCGTAAACGTCTTCTTGGTAACTTTCTTAACAATTGCTTGTCTATTCCCCAGATAAGGaatttggatttctttgccaagttcttggatcCGAACGCCAATTGGGTAGATGAAGTCTCATTGATTACGAGCCAATTACCGAAATCAATATATAATCTGAATCCTGAGAACGGACTTAAATCAGAACCGATCTATGCAAGTTTGCCCAATCCCAGCAATAGCCACGGTATGTCTTTTTTCAAAGAtaataagaagaaaatcgCAAGCAAGACTAATAAACTACTTGCAAATGGCGGAATAACGTCAGACTCATCAAATCAGACTGAACAGAGCGTAACTTCTACCACTTCGGAAGACAGAACAGGTAATTCTACGTATATAATCAACACGTCTACTTTGGATgacatcaacaagaagatcatgGAAAATTACTTGGGTTTATCCAACGACTACACGGAGTTAGGAACAATATTCAATACTTTCTCATTGGCTTTTTCTGAAGCTCCTCGTCagaatggaaagaaagtAAGcgctgaagaagagacaaAGATCAATGCCATATTCGATAAGATTGGCCAGATCTTTGATAGATCTTATATAACAATCAATGCTCTTTTGAGCGACTTGGAAACTAAATTCTCTGAGCCTCTAGGTGAGGCCGTACAATATTCCACCATTTTGCAGTTCATTTCTAAGTATCAAAGTAGAAAGCTGAAGCAACAGGATATGGTGGACTCCGAGATACGCGAGAAAAGAAAGGAGCTACAGGAACTACTTCGTTCTGGTGAAGAAGCAAACCGCATCGATGCTGCTGTCAACTCTCCTACTGGCTCtaagaacaagaactatGACCTAGAGCCGGCTACTGAAAGACAAAGTGCATCTCAACCACCAGTAGCCTCATATACATCCagcaagttcaagttgtttccAAGTATGAACTCACTCAAAAAGATTACCCAGTATGTGAGTGAGATTATTGACCAGAACCCCGAAGAAACTAGAAAGCAGCGGGTGCTATACCTCCagaaaaagatcaagacgTTTGAAAAGTGTCAGCAGATAATGTCTGAAGACGTTTCGTTCATCACGGACGAggtcaacaagaactttcACGCATTCCACACCAAGCAGCTCAAGATGATCTTTGACATCTTGCTCTGCTACAACAGGTTTCTTATTGGTTGGGCTAAGAAGAACATTGATGTCTGGGAAGAGATCCGCGAGGAGATCCAAAATCTATAGGATATGTATTAACTAACGGCTTTATAATGTGCTGATGTTGTAGTTATTGTGGCTACTAGTGGATTAAATAAACTGGGCGTATAGTTGAGTAGAAGTGCGTTGATACTGACTTTGTTTGTGAGAGTACTTTGGGTCTATCAATTGGCTAATTCGTATATACTGAGTCTATAGCCTACAGTGAATCTATTCTAAAGCAATAGGGTATATCAATATCTAATCGTCTCTCAGGAGATACTCAATCACGGGAGGTCCCCATTCGCCAGCTCTCTTGTAATTTGAAATATCTTCAGGCAAACCCTTTATAGCACCTATCAAACGTTCGCGTACCTCTTTACCTTCTTTCTTAACCTCACTTAACGGCAACAAGTATGTTCTGATAGTGAAGAGAACGGCTTGTGATTTAGGAAGCTTGGTCAAAGTTTGTCTTTCACTTCTGTAATGAACCTGATTCTCAAAGTCAAGTTCCTTGATATCTATAGGAACCTGGACAGAACCATCTGGCAAGTTGTGTCCTTTATTCTGGTCGTCTACGTAGTATTTGTTGTGAGTCTGCATCGAGAAGTTGCTTCTTGTGATAAACTGACCTGGCTTAATACGAGAGAAGTATCTATTCATCGAAAGCTTGAGCTTTTCCTCATACCCGGGAATTGGATGGTGTATGAAAGAGAGTGGCATATTGAAACGATCAGCAGGATCAAAGCCTGCAGCAAACGCAAACACCCCacctttgaagaaatactCTGTTCcatctttttcattttctctcGAAGGATCCTTGAGGAGAATTATGAAGTCTTCTTCGATGGTCTCTACTAGAAAATCTAGATACTGCGAGGCACTTATCTTTTCATCAACGGTGGATGAAGCCGGAATCGACCTTCCGGTAATACCGTTGTGGACCTTATCTCCATCCCTACTGAAATACATAGGATACTTGTCACATATGTAGTTGACTACAATATCATAGAACTCACGTATGGCCGGAACTGCTTCTGGAGTAACGAATACCGAGCTGGACCGGATATCCTTGTCAGGAGGATAATCCTCATGTTCGTTATTGACTATTTTAATTTTGTTATTGATACGGTCCATGTAAGTCGGTTCGATGAGAAGCCAGTCCTGTGGATCCAAGTTCCGGATGCCCATGGTCAATTTGTAGGCACCATTCTTGAAGGGGTACGATTTGAGAGCATCGCATTTGTCCCATACAAAATCGGCTGCAACAGACTTAATTTGTGGAGCAACATACGGTTTGCTTTGATCCGATTGGTCAGTCGAATCGCCAGAAGTTTGTCTTGACTGTGGTTCCTTGCCAAAGAGAAATCCCTGGGCGACTTTTCTACTTCCTGGTTTCAGAAGCTGGAAAAGAACTAGTGATAGAGCTAACGACGATGTGACTAATAGTGTCACGAGATCAGAGTCTCTGCTGATAAAGAATTCCCTGACAATATCCATAGGAAAAAAACACCTTCTAGTTGAAGAACTGGAGTTGTGGCATACAACAGTGATATACTACGAAAGACGACTTTGGAAAGGGAAAAAGCGGAATATAAAAGTTGAAATCCATAAGGTgaaaactgaaaattaAAGTAGTTCGATTATGCATGCACAAGTGCGCATCTGATTGCGCAGAAAGGAAATCCTATCCCGATATGGTAGCGCGGCTTTTCTGGGGTAATCAATAGCGATTGACTTAAATGGCATCAAGGATAAATGGCATAAGGTGGAAACAGGATAAAGATATCTGTTTAACGAAGCTTAGAGTATACCGGGTTTCTCCGAGGACAGAATGCCAAGCTGGCGAGAA
It contains:
- a CDS encoding predicted protein, whose protein sequence is MLTARGIGLIGRSSSGRLPLASRVLVFQTLRYSSKTPFPLSSKEIEEQRRIEKLPKWQQWGHYFKSEKFKKSMTVYYVAGFGAMCIAFYYYMRDRYYEDKQISHVRKKYQADPKSLSEYEYLMLKSIGSDKLRPKEEKKYRIYQMMRKEFRRKHIMDKDIMFEPSPEELDEWYSKQPRISIKKAPVLDEPIDEKSSANKFTNAENPHIVPAEDTTDFYEAKAQAYDDEIKWEERGMFLGKRRRWLMKQLKGDVLEVACGTGRNIPYLYTDRISSITFIDSARNMVEIARKKFKEAYPNFKKAAFAVGKAEDLVKLAGDDSKAIKYDTIVEAFGLCAHEDPVKALKNMASLLKPGGRIVLLEHGRSTWQFVNNHLDFRSEKRMKTWACRWNLEIGELVDEAGLDITYEKRVHLGSTWMLICKRPEDPINSDEKPFINKLMGTEPQSISRG
- a CDS encoding predicted protein produces the protein MSQPSALLAEAREYATAKNYEAAEQKYKELISSDSETESLTKKLQEQEAAIIELGKVYETNHDATKLTELIAESRNVLGKFAKSKVAKIVKSLIEDFDTIPDSLDLQISASRECIDWAVESKLSFLRQSLQLKLAELLYKKTLYQEAIKYINDLLRECKKLDDKSSMVEVQLLESKIYHALRNIPKSRAALTGARTSANSIYCPTLLQAELDCQSGILNAEDKDYKTAFSYFYESFEGFNSQDDERSIVVLKYMLLTKIMLNLIDDVNKILNNKNVIKYQSKDIDAVKSIATAYSNRSLKEFESSLLTYSSELKSDPIIKNHFNALYDNLLEQNLLKIIESYSCVELSHISKTIGLNLQQVEGKLSQMILDKVFYGVLDQGNGWLILYDEPRRDAAYDASLDLIKNLSNVVELLYEKASSLN
- the NUP84 gene encoding Nucleoporin NUP84 (Nuclear pore protein NUP84) (go_component nuclear pore~go_process transport), coding for MSQSRCRDIFHYLISINRTILQELPKLSPLPARKLGSYTCKTVHMTTTELLPFHAVGTSPDAAAQADSNIETQFANVLHSLQVNKQRDPFDIIQDFKQICADRALSTRDKLSLDESNTALAEEFDNWDLEFKLWELVDRLFRFRALFSNKAKTELLREYDFSSMGIKQENFLRKNPAIRELSIIILWLQSHTPSLVGDETESYQTKWKNTAMAVANSDFDVLASRATDADLIDKLDIDAPLRSNRSIHPADESNDSKVFAQIYKLLLQDRVQDAIDIANNTGNYALALILVGATQEYFDPVLDKQDSDFDSIVAEQTKPSGIKHKLLWKKTVYKLSQQANLNKYEKLIYNYLCGGDISGNLSVASDDWEQTLLLYLSQLYSYNIDNFIVSQLSSEQEILPVNIPKPQLNTIAEILNTISHSGNLLTQQSENPLRVIMGSVMLDNVPSLLHNLTSSSTGEPEALKKPYISRVLTHLAIFQLLVVGTDNINNEDITTIITSYTSKLAEYKLPELIPIYLSFVPNEKDSREAYALFLSSLTDSSDRSKQIEISRRIANSISEVDEAMELAANTQEDKMMNVLRRTVERVMKDTESHYKPQAVIEVQDDINSVDDIDSKLYHSVEWFYENKMYEDAIVATIAIIRRFLLCGKLAPLKAFSKGKNFKLLLVEYDTQLQTKSLIFQNEPEIVTEEDKEELLAYASLIEGLILIDEWKKFVSTQINSQGKWLSTGVDSSIDKTSKTLLNLIFKWFKNTSSEKDSDLAIYSEFRSIYVPYLIIELLKIFQNAREKDWKYMRSAFSLINDVANEEQNDFLSCFLKCGRLDEFLVKAGEVSIVAVEKGISGIFY
- a CDS encoding predicted protein (go_process intracellular signaling cascade), with the translated sequence MSHSDTSPSGDNNQSNNGTDIDTNEAKQEETSPQLPQEDAKIADIGSSIPFASDEDNNPFNHQAEPSLDLDDEDSLLLYNSNDKNNDNNDKKLDKNNSNNISNGNGKENNGNITTGKDNNNGNANDTMGGTLSNLGSLAGFNTVHIDVESRVSKLLRPTRRVKVQITEAGNSNEGSANSSKKYVVYTIKLINVDDVSDEILTRRRYSDFESLRDVLTKIFPLVIIPPIPPKNYINLTILNGLVGGQSQNGNSPHSSASSGDHSTTGKAYSYINSTHLSKNKLIEHRKRLLGNFLNNCLSIPQIRNLDFFAKFLDPNANWVDEVSLITSQLPKSIYNSNPENGLKSEPIYASLPNPSNSHGMSFFKDNKKKIASKTNKLLANGGITSDSSNQTEQSVTSTTSEDRTGNSTYIINTSTLDDINKKIMENYLGLSNDYTELGTIFNTFSLAFSEAPRQNGKKVSAEEETKINAIFDKIGQIFDRSYITINALLSDLETKFSEPLGEAVQYSTILQFISKYQSRKSKQQDMVDSEIREKRKELQELLRSGEEANRIDAAVNSPTGSKNKNYDLEPATERQSASQPPVASYTSSKFKLFPSMNSLKKITQYVSEIIDQNPEETRKQRVLYLQKKIKTFEKCQQIMSEDVSFITDEVNKNFHAFHTKQLKMIFDILLCYNRFLIGWAKKNIDVWEEIREEIQNL
- a CDS encoding predicted protein; translation: MDIVREFFISRDSDLVTLLVTSKVAQGFLFGKEPQSRQTSGDSTDQSDQSKPYVAPQIKSVAADFVWDKCDALKSYPFKNGAYKLTMGIRNLDPQDWLLIEPTYMDRINNKIKIVNNEHEDYPPDKDIRSSSVFVTPEAVPAIREFYDIVVNYICDKYPMYFSRDGDKVHNGITGRSIPASSTVDEKISASQYLDFLVETIEEDFIILLKDPSRENEKDGTEYFFKGGVFAFAAGFDPADRFNMPLSFIHHPIPGYEEKLKLSMNRYFSRIKPGQFITRSNFSMQTHNKYYVDDQNKGHNLPDGSVQVPIDIKELDFENQVHYRSERQTLTKLPKSQAVLFTIRTYLLPLSEVKKEGKEVRERLIGAIKGLPEDISNYKRAGEWGPPVIEYLSRDD